The genomic stretch TCTCATCTGAGCTTCCTGTCGACTCTCTAACATCAACAACGTCTCATGTTTCTTAAAGAATGATTCACAGCCCGCCGTCGACTCACTGACCTGCCCCTCCGTTGATGAATCCAGACACCTTCAGTAAATATCCGTGACATTCTCCTCCGACAGAGAACGAAGTGTAACGAGCAAATACTGATTTCCCCTCAAAGTCCTCCATCTGGACCAGGAGCTCAATTCTACGGCCTTTAGTCAGGTGGTGGATGTTGTCcagacctgcacacacacacacacacacacacacacacacacacacacaaacacacacatacacacacacacacacacacacacatacactgtgtACAGTTACAGGGAGAACCGACTGATCAGAAGACTTCAGCAACAGTCTCTAATTTATTCTACAGTTTAATGTTTCTACTCTCTCAGCAGTGACTTTCACACGGACCGTGATGAGGTCCACTTCAACGTTGTTGGGGcggttctgacttttttcttagAATTGAAATGTCTTATTTGTGTTAAAGTGGTCCTGATCCTGATTTCATGAGGTCACATGATGGTTAGTTTGGTTCCGTCTCTCACCGAGCCAGTACTCTCCAGCAGCGCTCCCAAACCCCTTCTTGTATTGATCCCAGGGCCTGTAGAAGTTCACCGAGCCGTCCATCCTCCTCTGGAACACCTGGAGGGACCAACACACGACACACCTGACAGCTCAGGGTTCAACACAGTTTTACTGGTGTGTGATTTATTGTGATGGGAGCTTCATATTGAAAACCACTCAGCTATGACTGGATGAAGTTCAGTTCAGTACTCACCGTCCAGCCTCCTCTCAGTGAGTCCATGTCACAgaacacctacacacacacacagtcagtcagttagtgaaGTCACAGCTGTCTGAACTGTATACATGAGGCTGTGTGTGCCACGACGGGCTGATGTCTGATGATTACTGACTGAAAGGACCAGATTAGGATGAAACTCTACAGGAAGTATCAGGCAGAGGTGGGGGACTCGAGTCACATGACTTGACTCGAGTGAGACTCGAGTCGCAAATTtgaggacttgagacttacttgtCTAACACCGATGAAAACctcgacttgactttgacttggcattaataacttgagacttgacttagaCTTGACACAGATGACTCGAAAGTCTTGGAtttactctttctttttttggcgcATATTGAGACGTTAGTTTAGTTTTTGATACTTTGCCCTCTGCCACTGTATGACGCGCTGCCTGCCAGAGTGGCACTGTGGCCGACAGGAtcaggggaggagaggcagcatgaAGGGAGCTCCgaaaatcatcacatttggATTTTAAATGTAGGCGCACATTTACACGCTCACAGACCAACACATCACCGTACCGGCACACATTTGGTTTGACGCATTTGTTTTTTCGTGCACGTCAGCAACAGACCTGATTCTCCCTCCGCCTCCGAGATGTAGGATGTGTTTTTtggagagaaacacacaacacacatttcaggacagaacagacatgtcctgtgattttcagcctCCTTTTATAAAGGGGGAGGGCAACAATACCTGAGAGTAAAATTCTCAACTGTCAGGATGTGCAGTATGCTGCAGTCCCAGGGTTGATATTAATCTAATCTTATTCTTGTATTTATGGGTTTGAAAAACAATTCTAATATTGATCAACTATGCACATACATCATGTTATTGACAAACCACCCTCGTCTGTTAACTGTGtctacagatatgaagaatacattcataCGAACTTCTTGTGACTTGTTTGACCTTAGCAATGACTTGACTTGCTTGCTTGATTTTCATCATCAATCACTTTCAtcttgcttgagacttgaaggttaagacttgtTACTTGCTTATGACTTGCATGTATGTGACTTACTCCCACCTCTGGTATCAGGTCATACATTCGATGATCCTCTGATCTGACTCAGCGTCCGTCTCAAAAGGAAAACACCTGCTGGTTTACATAAATGTCAACCTGTGacccagagaggaggaagtgtacCTGGACAGCAGACCTGGGTCCATCAGGATAGATGGTGAACACACCACTGCGTTGGCTCTTGTCCTGGTGGATGACACTGCAGTCCCTCGGATGCTTTTTAATGCCGCTGGTGAGCGCTGGAGccaggaggaggacgacgacTGAGAGCAGCTGAACACAGGACATGATGTCATTTGGACCGAGGTTTGAATCGCACACACTAATTGAGCAGTTTGGATTCTAGTTTCAGGTCAGTGTGGTCAAAGTCAGATAGCACAAGCCTCTTTACAGAGACAGAACTTTGACATCTGACAGACATCAGTTCACACTCACCTTCATCGTCAGTTTTTGCTGGAAGTAACACCGGCTGATGTGGATCTGTGTGAGGCTCTGAAGACACAAGAAGAATTAAATCAGAGAACAGAAACAAGACTGCAGAGAAGCTTCGTCCACGTCACTCCTTATGAAAATACACCACGCTCAGGACAACAGGGAGTGACGGTCGGAGCTTCACCACAACACTGCATCAAAAGTCGGTCCGGCTGGAGCAACGTTCACCATCGTTATCACAGTCACAGTCTGTGTAGCAAATATTACTGCAACGTGACCAAACGTTTACAACCTTCAGCTCAACTTTTTGCTAATCCTGTCATTTTGGGTAGAAGGAAGAAttccaaaaagacaaaagtgaaTCTGTCTCCTGGTCGGATGCTCACCTGTCTGAACTCACCTGCAGGTTGAACTGAAGAGGCTTCACcttcagaggaaacagagacaaactgctgcTTCTCCTTCGGTCTGTCGCAGCCTCACGACTTCACGTCTTATATCTGCAGAAGGCACCGTGACGTCACAACAGGCGGATCTTTGAAAATACACATTCAATAAATACACAATTATGCAGGACTGAATGAACAAATATTTTAATGTCAACACAACCAGGTAGTTTTcaggctttttgttttttgtgtcttaaTGAGATCGTGACAGCTGGAGATTATGActggaaagagaaaaagtgatatttttttgataacttttcctgtttgtgtgcaaACAGACCTAATTTTCTTTCATTACATGAATCTGAGTGTCTTTTTCTGCCTGTGGATGTGATGTTTAAAATTATTAGTCATTTTATCTGATAACTGCTCAGTTTTCCCTGCTACTGATCTTTAATATACATGAAGAGGAAAGTTAACTGAAGGAACAAATTAGCTTTTTATTAAAGTCTCATTCATCACATTCTACAAAAGATGAGCATCACTTTTACACCACAATTAGCATGTATATGCAGGTTTTTGAACACAGATAAACCTATAAACAGGCGACTGATTCATGTTGCCAACAGATGTTAATGTCAGAGGGAACAGTTCAGGTGTTGGAGTgaaagataaacacaaacaaaatgataCTGTGTAATGAAACTGATACTTTGTGTCCTCCTCATGTCAATATTTGATGTTCTGTCTGAAGTCAAGCGAGCCGTCGTTCAGCAGGATGCTGCCCGTTTTGTATCGTATTCCATGGGAGAGTTAAGTGGCATCATCACCAGCAACTGAATCCGTGTTCCAGCCGGCTgttaaataataacaataagtTTAACTTTGAGCTCAGTGTTGTTGTTCAGTATGCTAACTTATTCGTGCCTCATTTAATTTGTACAGCTCAAGTTAATGAACAGAATCAAATGTTTAACCAAACGCTAAACCTAAAATTAGCCGGTTCGTTCGGTGGAAGTCTGTCGTGCACACGATCAAATTTCTTCTGTACGGTGGTCTGAAGATCAAACCCCGTCCTGCATTGATCCCAGGGCCTGTAGAAGTTCACCGAGCCATCCATCCTTCTCTGGAACACCTGGAGggacaaacacacaagacacCTGACGGATTAAACTTaagatacctctccttcacacacctggacctgtggtacctctccttcacacacctggatctgcgatacctctccttcac from Sparus aurata chromosome 1, fSpaAur1.1, whole genome shotgun sequence encodes the following:
- the LOC115578571 gene encoding microfibril-associated glycoprotein 4-like; the encoded protein is MKLLSVVVLLLAPALTSGIKKHPRDCSVIHQDKSQRSGVFTIYPDGPRSAVQVFCDMDSLRGGWTVFQRRMDGSVNFYRPWDQYKKGFGSAAGEYWLGLDNIHHLTKGRRIELLVQMEDFEGKSVFARYTSFSVGGECHGYLLKVSGFINGGAGDGLKRHNGRKFTTFDKDQDVWGGNCARSFLGAFWYGKCHSANPNGVYRWGADKTLYAIGVEWKLWKGHDYSLKSISMKIRPVH